The following proteins come from a genomic window of Leptospira andrefontaineae:
- a CDS encoding DUF445 domain-containing protein, with product MDLSFLSQNKELIGIIMMPFTYGFVGWFTNVVALKMTFYPLEFVGIPPYLGWQGIVPKKAQKLALKSVNIMTERLIKVEDFFSKVDPDQLETEFQPVLNDLIPSATHEIVHHINPVLRKHLENGHGEEIVRAVQEKCAHTVKNIMTQVKENVSSVFNFRSLVLRKLTGPNVERIVNIFEEVGSKEFKFIEHCGWALGGALGIAQAVLWNYLPIWWTLPIQGVIVGYITNWVALTMIFRPLYEKRVGPIKYRGLFIARQEEVSKKYSNVFATQVLTARNVLEEILYKRAARTLVETIQAETESAATRLNLSGHLDEENKGEDSDFENTKKEVIRKVSDSLAGSSTKLETYMGRAMSIENNMFKRMKDLPPEEFEPILRSAFQEDEYVLILIGSVLGAIVGLVQGIYMIAV from the coding sequence ATGGATCTGTCCTTCCTCAGTCAAAACAAAGAATTGATCGGGATCATAATGATGCCCTTCACCTACGGATTCGTGGGTTGGTTTACCAACGTGGTAGCCTTAAAAATGACCTTCTACCCTTTGGAATTTGTGGGAATTCCTCCATATTTAGGCTGGCAAGGGATCGTTCCGAAGAAGGCCCAAAAATTGGCCCTAAAATCGGTGAATATTATGACCGAGAGGTTGATCAAGGTAGAAGACTTTTTCTCCAAAGTGGATCCGGACCAATTAGAGACAGAGTTCCAACCTGTTCTAAACGATCTAATTCCTTCTGCAACTCATGAAATAGTTCATCATATCAATCCAGTTCTTAGAAAACATTTAGAGAACGGACATGGGGAAGAGATCGTAAGAGCGGTCCAAGAAAAATGCGCTCACACTGTTAAAAATATCATGACCCAGGTGAAGGAGAATGTATCCTCCGTTTTCAATTTCAGATCCCTGGTACTTCGTAAACTCACTGGTCCGAATGTAGAAAGGATCGTAAACATATTCGAAGAAGTCGGTTCTAAAGAATTCAAATTTATTGAACATTGCGGTTGGGCTCTTGGTGGTGCGCTCGGTATAGCTCAGGCAGTGCTTTGGAATTATCTTCCTATTTGGTGGACTCTTCCGATCCAAGGAGTGATCGTAGGTTATATCACAAACTGGGTGGCACTCACTATGATCTTCCGCCCTCTTTATGAAAAAAGAGTGGGACCTATCAAATATAGAGGTTTATTCATCGCAAGACAGGAAGAAGTTTCTAAAAAATATTCTAACGTATTCGCAACTCAGGTTCTTACGGCAAGAAACGTATTAGAAGAGATCTTATACAAAAGAGCAGCAAGAACTCTCGTGGAAACCATCCAAGCAGAAACTGAATCTGCCGCCACTCGCTTAAATTTATCCGGACATTTGGATGAAGAAAATAAAGGAGAAGATTCGGATTTCGAGAATACCAAAAAAGAAGTGATCCGCAAAGTAAGTGATTCCTTAGCCGGAAGTTCTACTAAACTCGAAACTTATATGGGAAGAGCAATGAGCATAGAAAATAATATGTTCAAACGTATGAAGGACCTCCCACCTGAAGAATTCGAACCGATCTTAAGATCCGCTTTCCAAGAAGACGAGTATGTTCTTATTCTTATCGGTTCCGTATTAGGAGCAATCGTAGGTCTTGTACAAGGGATCTACATGATAGCAGTATAA
- a CDS encoding PAS domain S-box protein — MALAKLLKWFQNRNLRKKIEKEIRALAPEVFNDYLYRVDVLDNGDLLLSWANEGFLKFCGISLDDLNNPWPAADPKYFHPDDQDLVKQRTRSLLSGSPRSDEYRVYGPDGQIRWLRDHAHPIWDPVKKRVSQIYGSVQDLTPLRKSEIVLQDQLSYTNILLDSTEEWVIRVNQAGKIQYVNSSGRSEVRRQFGIELLPDSKILSLVSETHKEIFQAQLNKAFSGAKVKWHFSKLFPVQPNSELEVSFAPLSKEGAIKEVVIFLKDVTLRTVWETALLASEEKYRKLVEVSPDAIGLHADGKVIYINQTGLKMLGYESLEEVEGRPIVEFIHPESRQVVGERVLKAMLKSEPLEPIEEKFLRKDGTEISVEVSGIAFEQRGQKLMQVIVRDITERKKAELELGELRKKILQTNDRLQAIIEGVKDSICAVDMDLRIISCNTAFELMVWKVYGKRITVGQKIWDIGIDDPEEKDRIVRNWSRALTGEVFKMERKISGLIKDSIVLEINYSSIRDESHNMIGATQIIRDVTDRYQYEETLRKSLDEKEVMLKEIHHRVKNNLQVVSSLLSLQTDFTDDPKLVSILKECERRIQSMALVHKELYQNDTIADADFTEYLNNLLVALVQSFGANKKVSYYIESEDIRLNLDFAIPLALVFNELVSNSLKYAFPGDKKGEISLSISKTDNGLSISIGDNGVGLPKKVDVRNSEGLGLQLVGMLLDKLKAKWGLETVEIGTRYKIELPIPK, encoded by the coding sequence ATGGCTCTTGCCAAACTTCTAAAATGGTTTCAAAATCGGAATCTTCGAAAGAAAATAGAAAAAGAAATTCGTGCCCTCGCGCCCGAAGTATTTAATGATTATCTTTACAGAGTAGATGTATTAGATAATGGAGATCTATTATTAAGCTGGGCAAACGAAGGATTTTTAAAATTCTGCGGGATCAGTTTAGATGATCTCAATAACCCATGGCCTGCAGCTGATCCAAAGTATTTTCATCCTGACGATCAGGATTTAGTTAAACAAAGGACAAGGTCCTTATTATCCGGTTCCCCTAGATCGGATGAATATAGAGTCTATGGTCCTGACGGACAGATCAGATGGTTGAGGGATCATGCCCATCCAATCTGGGATCCCGTAAAAAAAAGAGTGTCTCAGATCTACGGCTCCGTCCAGGATCTAACTCCATTAAGAAAAAGTGAAATAGTTCTACAAGACCAACTTTCTTATACGAATATCCTATTAGATAGTACGGAAGAATGGGTGATCCGTGTAAACCAAGCTGGGAAGATCCAATATGTAAACTCGTCAGGTAGATCCGAGGTTAGAAGGCAATTTGGGATAGAATTACTTCCTGATTCTAAGATATTATCTTTGGTCTCAGAAACTCATAAGGAAATTTTCCAGGCGCAGCTAAACAAAGCATTTTCAGGAGCGAAGGTCAAATGGCATTTTTCCAAATTATTCCCTGTCCAACCGAATTCGGAATTAGAAGTATCATTCGCACCCTTATCTAAAGAAGGAGCAATTAAGGAAGTCGTAATATTCCTGAAAGACGTGACTCTTAGGACCGTTTGGGAAACAGCACTTCTTGCTAGCGAAGAAAAATATAGAAAATTGGTAGAAGTTTCTCCGGATGCAATAGGCCTACATGCAGATGGAAAAGTGATCTATATCAACCAAACCGGCCTTAAGATGCTCGGTTATGAGTCCTTGGAGGAGGTGGAAGGAAGGCCTATCGTAGAATTTATACATCCGGAATCCAGGCAAGTCGTCGGTGAAAGAGTTTTGAAAGCGATGCTTAAATCGGAACCGTTGGAGCCGATTGAGGAAAAATTCCTCAGAAAAGATGGAACAGAGATCTCTGTAGAAGTTTCCGGAATTGCATTCGAGCAAAGAGGCCAAAAATTAATGCAGGTGATTGTCAGAGACATCACTGAAAGAAAAAAAGCAGAACTCGAGTTAGGTGAACTTAGGAAAAAAATCCTACAAACAAACGATAGACTCCAAGCAATCATAGAAGGTGTAAAAGATTCCATTTGTGCTGTGGATATGGATCTCAGGATTATCTCCTGCAATACTGCATTCGAACTTATGGTTTGGAAAGTGTATGGAAAGAGGATCACAGTCGGCCAAAAGATCTGGGATATAGGTATAGATGATCCGGAAGAAAAAGATAGGATCGTGCGAAATTGGAGTAGGGCTCTCACTGGCGAAGTTTTTAAAATGGAGAGAAAAATTTCAGGTCTGATCAAAGATTCCATCGTTCTTGAGATCAATTATAGTTCTATCAGAGACGAAAGCCATAATATGATAGGTGCCACTCAGATCATCCGGGATGTAACTGATAGATACCAATACGAAGAAACATTAAGAAAATCCTTAGACGAAAAAGAAGTAATGTTAAAGGAGATCCACCATAGGGTTAAAAACAATCTACAGGTAGTTTCTAGTCTTTTAAGTTTGCAGACCGATTTTACGGATGATCCAAAACTAGTTTCTATTCTGAAAGAGTGCGAGAGAAGGATACAGTCCATGGCACTCGTCCATAAGGAACTATATCAGAATGATACGATCGCAGATGCGGACTTCACTGAATATTTAAACAATTTACTTGTGGCGCTTGTCCAATCGTTCGGTGCGAATAAAAAAGTGTCATACTATATAGAATCCGAAGACATACGTTTGAATTTGGATTTTGCGATCCCTCTTGCATTGGTATTCAATGAACTAGTTTCAAATTCCTTAAAATATGCATTCCCCGGAGATAAAAAAGGGGAAATATCCTTGTCCATCTCCAAGACAGACAATGGACTTTCTATTTCGATCGGGGATAATGGAGTAGGACTTCCTAAAAAGGTGGATGTAAGAAATTCGGAAGGACTGGGCTTACAATTAGTAGGAATGTTATTGGATAAACTGAAAGCGAAATGGGGACTTGAAACCGTAGAGATCGGCACCAGATATAAAATAGAACTTCCGATCCCTAAGTAG
- a CDS encoding cyclic nucleotide-binding domain-containing protein, with amino-acid sequence MQHTTEEILHQIYLFSSFSMDELAKIAEKTKYKVLEQGDAVYQEGNDAKAFYVVMYGTLKILTSTEKGDDVNVTTIATGDHFGEFPFLDQGKRAGTVEAMERCELLEIPFDHLQHILDADKELALKFYKGITNYLVKRMRLLTHDLAYARELKKRYS; translated from the coding sequence ATGCAACACACTACAGAAGAAATCCTACACCAGATTTATTTATTTTCCAGCTTCTCTATGGATGAATTGGCTAAAATAGCGGAGAAGACAAAATACAAGGTGCTTGAACAAGGGGACGCGGTTTACCAAGAAGGGAACGATGCAAAAGCGTTCTATGTGGTAATGTACGGGACCTTAAAAATTTTGACCTCTACCGAAAAAGGGGACGATGTAAACGTAACCACTATCGCCACAGGTGATCATTTCGGAGAATTCCCATTTCTGGATCAGGGAAAAAGAGCGGGAACAGTAGAAGCAATGGAACGTTGCGAACTTTTGGAAATTCCTTTCGATCATCTACAACATATTTTGGATGCCGACAAGGAACTTGCTCTTAAGTTTTATAAAGGTATCACCAACTACTTGGTGAAAAGAATGAGACTTTTGACTCATGACTTGGCTTACGCTAGAGAATTAAAGAAACGTTATTCTTGA
- a CDS encoding alpha/beta fold hydrolase, with protein sequence MLQFGSDSKIATLPSGIRIAYRIFPGKSKVPLFCVHGLTGNLKNFEPIAQGLSKKGITVIVYDLRGRGNSDKPKEEYSARVHAQDLKELSTILGYSKISILSHSLGAWITLRFAEKFGNSLEKAVLIDGGGELSIKRKISNLLMIQGSLARLGRRISSKEMYLQEAKKSPLLSAWNTNIQNFLLYELEPTGTLSSSLMPGDSFYGPVLCSIPPFVIDSELKNMGGAMKPAGILARLFKNPKEFLKTLQENKVMPYSSLRCPVLVIRALKPNFKSGDELLPSSAIEKMKEKIHNLKVYELSNKNHYESVLLEDKERDQEIFKFLRS encoded by the coding sequence ATGTTACAATTCGGTTCGGATTCCAAAATAGCTACCCTACCCTCCGGAATCCGAATCGCCTATCGGATCTTTCCAGGTAAATCCAAAGTTCCCCTCTTCTGTGTTCATGGACTGACAGGAAATCTTAAAAACTTCGAACCAATCGCTCAAGGTCTCTCCAAAAAAGGGATCACTGTAATCGTTTACGATTTACGTGGAAGAGGAAATTCGGACAAACCTAAAGAAGAATATTCCGCAAGAGTACATGCGCAAGATCTAAAAGAACTCTCAACTATATTAGGATATTCTAAAATATCTATCCTTTCCCATTCATTAGGGGCCTGGATAACTCTTAGATTTGCGGAGAAGTTCGGAAATTCTCTGGAAAAAGCGGTCTTAATAGACGGAGGTGGAGAACTTTCCATCAAACGTAAAATTTCCAATTTACTTATGATCCAGGGTTCTTTGGCTCGTTTGGGAAGGAGGATCTCGAGTAAGGAAATGTATCTGCAAGAAGCAAAAAAATCTCCTTTGCTTTCTGCATGGAATACGAATATACAAAATTTCCTATTATATGAACTGGAACCAACCGGAACACTTTCTAGTTCTTTAATGCCTGGAGATAGTTTTTACGGACCAGTACTTTGTTCTATTCCTCCATTTGTGATCGATTCAGAATTAAAAAATATGGGTGGAGCGATGAAACCTGCCGGGATCCTAGCGAGACTTTTCAAAAATCCAAAAGAATTTCTCAAAACCCTCCAAGAGAATAAGGTAATGCCTTATTCCAGTTTGCGTTGCCCTGTGCTTGTGATCCGTGCACTAAAACCGAACTTCAAATCGGGAGATGAACTTTTACCTTCTTCTGCAATCGAAAAAATGAAAGAGAAGATCCATAACCTGAAAGTTTATGAACTCTCAAATAAAAATCATTATGAATCAGTGCTATTGGAAGATAAGGAAAGAGATCAGGAAATATTCAAATTTTTGAGATCTTAA
- the pgsW gene encoding poly-gamma-glutamate system protein has protein sequence MYWKSSNRSVLYFLVLMVFSIFGMYSVEHFRIEKVQAHYSEKIEAAKLTAKAFEEIKLYKKSKNKKIDLNFDPAQTGLIGEFFTPITSNLGQLRAKQSSINPNFGALVLEYLIQAGADKGDTIAVSLSGSFPALNIAVYSAAKILDLKLVIISSMTSSQWGANDPDFLWPDMERVLYARGIFPYQSLAYSWGGIDDQAFGISKEGLNSLQYSASKNSLPMLHSKNYSESLEERMSLYSATMPLGSYKAYINVGGGTVSVGSKKNAGEFLPGLNLKHTAIHDGRDSVMRRFANLGIPVIHLVRVEELATLNGFTIQPKKLPEPGEGKIFKRSEYDLRLVVAVLVGIFLLLYMFFKRDSFIEEDRDESL, from the coding sequence ATGTATTGGAAATCTTCCAATAGATCGGTTCTGTATTTTCTGGTTTTGATGGTATTTTCCATTTTTGGAATGTATTCAGTGGAACATTTTCGTATTGAGAAAGTCCAAGCACACTATTCTGAGAAAATTGAAGCAGCCAAACTCACTGCAAAAGCATTTGAAGAGATTAAACTTTATAAAAAATCTAAAAACAAAAAAATAGATCTGAATTTTGATCCTGCTCAGACGGGACTTATAGGTGAATTTTTTACACCTATTACAAGCAATTTAGGCCAACTGAGAGCAAAACAAAGTTCTATCAATCCGAACTTTGGGGCCTTGGTTTTGGAATATTTAATCCAAGCTGGAGCCGATAAAGGAGATACGATTGCTGTTTCTCTTTCAGGTTCTTTTCCTGCTTTGAATATTGCAGTCTATTCTGCTGCAAAAATTTTAGATCTGAAGCTTGTAATTATTTCCAGTATGACTTCTTCCCAATGGGGAGCGAATGATCCTGATTTTCTATGGCCTGATATGGAAAGGGTGCTGTATGCTCGAGGGATTTTTCCTTACCAGTCTTTGGCATATAGTTGGGGTGGGATAGATGACCAAGCATTCGGAATATCTAAAGAAGGGTTGAATAGCCTACAATATTCCGCATCTAAAAATTCGCTTCCAATGTTACATTCTAAAAATTACTCAGAAAGTTTGGAAGAGCGAATGAGTTTGTATTCCGCTACGATGCCTCTCGGATCATATAAGGCATACATTAATGTAGGCGGCGGAACTGTTTCAGTTGGATCTAAGAAGAATGCAGGAGAATTTTTACCTGGGTTGAATCTAAAACATACTGCAATTCATGATGGAAGAGATTCAGTCATGAGACGTTTTGCAAATTTAGGAATACCAGTTATTCATCTAGTTAGAGTAGAAGAACTTGCAACACTGAACGGATTTACAATCCAACCTAAAAAACTTCCGGAACCCGGAGAAGGTAAAATATTCAAAAGATCTGAATATGATCTACGTTTGGTTGTAGCAGTTTTAGTCGGAATATTCCTTTTACTTTATATGTTTTTTAAAAGGGACTCATTTATAGAAGAAGATAGGGATGAGTCACTTTAA
- the pgsC gene encoding poly-gamma-glutamate biosynthesis protein PgsC, producing the protein MDLLSISIGLGLGVSLFFSEFFGIAGGLVVPGYFALQLHNPINILLTLSVSLCVFGLGKIISKFVILYGKRRTAILLLLGFVLDAVGNEWIFPKIFTGIVYLEAEVKAVGHIIPGLIAVWMDRQGWLETLASLLTASIIVRLILILSLGKELLP; encoded by the coding sequence ATGGATTTATTGAGTATTTCCATAGGGTTGGGGCTCGGAGTTAGTCTGTTCTTTTCCGAGTTTTTCGGGATAGCGGGCGGACTTGTGGTTCCAGGCTATTTTGCATTACAACTCCATAATCCAATTAATATTCTTCTTACGTTATCCGTCAGTCTATGTGTTTTTGGTTTAGGAAAGATCATTTCTAAATTTGTAATATTATACGGAAAGAGAAGGACTGCAATTCTACTTCTGCTCGGATTTGTTTTGGATGCGGTCGGCAACGAATGGATATTTCCTAAGATCTTTACTGGGATCGTCTACTTAGAAGCAGAAGTAAAAGCAGTGGGGCATATAATTCCAGGACTTATTGCTGTTTGGATGGATCGACAGGGTTGGTTGGAAACCTTGGCATCTTTACTCACTGCCTCTATAATTGTTCGTTTGATTTTGATCTTATCTCTCGGAAAGGAGTTATTACCTTGA
- a CDS encoding alpha/beta fold hydrolase, with protein MNRKFFPIYLFLILFGLTYCSETLVKTGIGYERWKAGLEKKQTKIEPWNWVYLQGGEGSEKILMVHGFGGDKDNWTRFSKWLTPSYTVVAVDLPGFGENDRIADQDYNIAQQVKRLDDFVTQLGWEKFHIVGNSMGGAISGVYAATYPQKILSLGLFAPSGVNSPEKSELSKNLEKGKNNLVATNAEEFQELMKFIFVTPPPIPSFLASYFADKAIRNSEFNKYIFKQIRSTGFPLQENMNKIKARTLILWGDTDRVLSVSGAGVLEKGIAGSKKVILKDMGHVPMLERPEEVANTYKEFLVK; from the coding sequence ATGAACCGCAAATTTTTCCCAATCTACCTTTTTCTAATTTTATTCGGGCTGACCTATTGTTCGGAGACTCTTGTCAAAACAGGCATCGGTTACGAAAGATGGAAAGCCGGTCTCGAAAAAAAACAAACCAAGATAGAACCTTGGAATTGGGTATACTTACAAGGTGGAGAAGGTAGCGAAAAAATCCTTATGGTCCACGGATTCGGCGGTGACAAAGACAATTGGACTAGATTTTCCAAATGGCTTACTCCTTCATACACTGTAGTAGCTGTAGATCTTCCCGGTTTTGGGGAGAATGATAGGATCGCAGATCAGGATTATAATATTGCTCAGCAAGTAAAACGACTGGATGATTTCGTTACTCAACTTGGTTGGGAAAAATTCCATATCGTAGGTAACTCCATGGGAGGTGCGATCTCTGGGGTATATGCGGCAACGTATCCTCAAAAGATCTTATCTCTCGGATTATTCGCTCCTTCCGGCGTGAATAGCCCTGAAAAAAGTGAATTGTCTAAAAATTTGGAGAAGGGAAAAAACAATTTAGTTGCGACTAACGCAGAGGAATTTCAAGAATTAATGAAATTCATTTTTGTCACTCCTCCTCCGATTCCTTCTTTTTTAGCTTCTTATTTCGCAGACAAAGCGATCAGAAATTCTGAATTTAATAAATATATATTCAAACAAATACGATCTACTGGTTTTCCATTGCAGGAAAATATGAATAAGATCAAAGCAAGAACTCTAATTCTTTGGGGAGACACTGACAGAGTATTGAGTGTTTCCGGAGCTGGAGTATTAGAGAAAGGGATAGCGGGATCTAAAAAGGTGATCTTGAAAGATATGGGCCATGTTCCTATGCTTGAAAGACCCGAAGAAGTAGCGAATACTTACAAAGAATTTTTAGTGAAGTAA
- a CDS encoding PAS domain S-box protein → MKSSFFPYWCILMDPSGLILETNLPLESWRKNHLSHFLNGTEKIQGESGSAVLSWQPGKSPLSFPGSTGLLASWSLTHGMFWIKMEPMEEGSASLIENSFWKEFLSSDRPFRQIFETNQAIKWILDPDSGDILYANQSAIQFYGYSQEELLQMKVTDINTLTKEQIFDEMRQAALESRQYFRFRHRLKSGEVREMEVYSGPLQFGGKRVLFSILYDVTERVKAISLLEESERKNRSLVENASDSIIITNFETKILEVNRRMCELLEYNKDELQSFTLKDILDEDSFADAIRRIPVLEIGKPVILNRRFKSKSGKIVEADVNAVRIDESRYMGIVRDVTERNCMTRTLEKSLKEKESMLQEIHHRVKNNLQVISSLLDLQYENTEDPNLKRILKECENRVKSMGFVHAELYRSENFSAVDLENYFTTVSSNLMRAYGGLPRIKLQLELSSLEVSIERAIPLGLILNELLTNSLKYAFPEDRSGKIQISIFKEEKNIVFSYSDDGVGFKKENQIGSGTIGIQLIEILSRQLKANSEFTSENGVVFRLRIPDRNPGK, encoded by the coding sequence ATGAAGTCGTCTTTCTTTCCATACTGGTGTATTCTAATGGATCCTTCCGGATTGATCCTTGAGACCAATCTTCCTCTGGAATCCTGGAGGAAAAATCATCTCTCACATTTTTTGAATGGGACGGAGAAGATACAAGGGGAGAGCGGAAGTGCAGTACTTTCTTGGCAGCCTGGAAAAAGCCCTCTCTCATTTCCTGGAAGTACAGGATTACTCGCAAGCTGGTCTCTCACTCATGGGATGTTTTGGATCAAGATGGAACCGATGGAAGAAGGTTCAGCTTCTCTTATTGAAAATTCGTTTTGGAAAGAATTCCTTTCCAGCGACAGACCTTTTCGGCAAATTTTCGAGACCAACCAAGCGATTAAATGGATCTTAGATCCTGACTCTGGAGATATTTTATACGCGAACCAATCTGCTATTCAGTTTTACGGATACAGCCAAGAAGAACTTCTGCAAATGAAGGTCACAGATATCAATACTCTCACAAAAGAACAAATTTTCGATGAGATGAGACAGGCTGCACTCGAATCCAGACAATATTTCCGTTTTAGACATAGATTAAAAAGCGGGGAAGTCCGCGAGATGGAAGTTTATAGCGGACCTTTGCAGTTTGGAGGTAAAAGGGTATTATTTTCCATTCTATACGATGTTACAGAAAGGGTGAAGGCAATTTCTTTATTAGAAGAAAGCGAAAGGAAGAATCGTTCCTTGGTAGAGAACGCTTCCGATTCGATTATCATTACAAATTTTGAAACTAAAATTCTGGAAGTGAATAGAAGAATGTGTGAACTTTTGGAATATAATAAAGATGAACTCCAATCATTCACCTTAAAAGATATTCTGGACGAAGATAGTTTTGCAGATGCAATTCGTAGAATTCCTGTCTTAGAAATAGGCAAACCGGTAATCTTAAATAGAAGATTCAAAAGTAAATCAGGTAAAATTGTAGAAGCAGACGTAAATGCAGTCCGAATAGACGAGTCCCGTTATATGGGGATCGTGAGAGATGTGACCGAAAGAAATTGCATGACCAGAACCTTGGAGAAGTCGTTAAAAGAAAAAGAATCTATGCTCCAAGAGATTCATCATAGGGTCAAAAATAACCTTCAGGTCATCTCAAGTCTTTTAGATTTACAATATGAGAATACGGAAGATCCAAACCTAAAGAGGATCTTAAAAGAATGCGAGAACCGGGTCAAATCCATGGGATTTGTTCATGCTGAATTGTATAGATCTGAAAATTTTTCAGCCGTAGATCTGGAGAATTATTTTACCACAGTTTCTTCTAATCTGATGAGAGCTTATGGAGGACTTCCTCGAATTAAACTCCAATTGGAACTAAGTTCTTTGGAAGTGAGTATCGAAAGAGCTATCCCACTTGGACTTATCCTAAACGAACTTCTTACTAACTCACTAAAATACGCATTTCCGGAAGATCGTTCCGGAAAAATTCAAATCAGTATTTTTAAAGAAGAAAAGAATATCGTCTTCTCATACTCAGACGACGGGGTAGGTTTTAAAAAAGAAAATCAGATCGGCTCCGGAACTATAGGTATCCAGCTCATAGAGATCTTATCCAGGCAGTTAAAGGCAAACTCTGAATTTACTTCGGAAAATGGAGTTGTTTTTCGTCTTAGAATTCCGGACCGAAATCCAGGAAAGTAG